The Orcinus orca chromosome 12, mOrcOrc1.1, whole genome shotgun sequence genome includes the window TAAGGAAACAATCATAGTTCATTTGGGACCTTCTTTTTTTCCACCCACTTTAATTAAAAAGTCAGATAACAAAGCTGTAACTTATTTCCGATTAAATATTGAGATGAGCATAATCCACATTTGCTGCCAATCAAGGTATTTTAAAGGAATGTACCTTTTATTTCAACCAATCCTTCCTCcgcctctgaaaaaaaaaaaagaaaaatcttgtcTATTATCGATAGTATCAATTTAAgtagctcttttttctttaaaaaatgttatcaaaTGTGCTTCAAAGAATCCTTATAAGAAAGATCTATCAGTTATAAGGTATAAGTGTGCCTCATGGGTCACCATTGAGTCGCATGGGGCAGCAAAATTGATGATACATATATTAATGTTGCAAACTGAACTGTTACATTGAAAAGGGCGAGTTACAATTCAGGGTCAAATAGCTGTATTAGCCTAAATTCTTGCCACTTTAAATTGAAATTTATTGGACgttttaatagctttttaaattgAGGGATTTATCAAGTAcctaaatttttaagtatttttctaactttcttcAAATGAAACTTGTAAAGGAAAAATGAAGGGTGTTTTCTGCTGAAACATTTGCTGAGTAATAAAAAGTATCACcaaccaaaataattttgaaaaatggacTATTTGTAGGTTTCTAGGATCAATAATGCATAATGGTACTAAAGAACAGTGTTTAAAACAAGTACACTTAAAGCgatactttcattttctttttgcctatAATCCTTATTGGATTTATATAGCACCTGTCTGCCAAGGAACTCAGACTGCCTTATAAGCTTATAGACTTCGAGTATTATGACTACACAATAACAAATGTTTTCAAGCAGTAATATTTTTTACCTTAAGAATGTCTATTTCCATGTACTGGGGAAGAGCAAGCAGTGATATGATATAAAATTGGGAAGTTTATACAAAAGAAGCAAGGGGgtgaaaaagaagcagaaaatcaTAAACTTCAAAAACGCCATCACCTAATGGGCAAAAACTCGGCTTCACTGTATCACAGATTCTGCTTCAGTGAGTTGATGAGAAAAGCTAGACTGACAAATCGAGCGCTTTCCTGGATGTTAGATAGAGCTCAGTTTTTAACTGTTAGATTATCACATGATGAAGGAGAAATCATTCTTCTGAACGGAGACTctataaattttacaatttgttgtTTCCTACAATATCAGCAGACTTAGCAATGAAAGCCCATCGGCAGTGTATTCCTAAGATGGTGTGCTTTTATTTATTAGatgttttcactattttttggctgtgctttGGCATCACCCTTAGGAAATAATGGCAGCCAGCCAGTTTATGAATTCCTGGTGaacacttaaaatgtttaatgGAATAATATTAAGTACCATATATTTAACCTTTTCTTAGGAATTGTAGGATCTGACGTATAACCCCAAAATAATGCATACTGTTTCATAAAATGAGCCTTAAGGAACttaatatagttaaaattaaaacatcatATTCTGTCTGTCTAATCTAATCTAAATAAGGAACAGATTCAGATATTTTTAGCTCTATTTTGAAAACTTCTGAATTTAACTCAAAGAGGAAAAAGCTTTCTATGCTTCTATTGTAAAAAAGATTTCTAGAACTAAAGTACTGTCTAAtcctatttcatttataaaagtatggaaaactaaattttatttcaaatataaaacacCCCCGaacatggtcttttttttttttttttctggacatgggcctctcactgttgtggcctctcccgttgtggagcacaggctccggacgcgcaggctcagtggccatggctcacgggcccagccgcttcgcggcatgtggtattttcccagaccggggcacgaacccgtgtcgcctgcctcggcaggcggactctcaaccactgcgccaccagggaagcccaccagaaCATGAtcattttaaagggaaagaagggCCCTAAGACTTACTGGCACTAGTTTACCTACACTTTAAATTAAGCAGTAATGGCTAAATTAAAAGTCACTTTATATAAGAGTTTAGAGACTAATGGAATTTACTTTTAAACTTACTTGGCAAATAAtaaactctgaaaaaaaatcttgtcTATTATTGACAATATCACTTGATTAATCAATTGCTTTTATTTACACCTAAGTGTGATTTATTCTTCACAAAGGTGTATATACTAACATAGAGTTTAGCTAAAGTCAAAATGTCCCCAAATTCTTAAGTGCTGAACTGAACATAAGAACCTACGATTAGTTGAGACACTCATTTGTAAACATAGACAGTTATCTCTGGTTATTTCCTCAAATTCATATCCTAccataacaattattttttaaacacattaGCAGTCTCTGATAATCAAACTGTCAACCCTATAGGTaccattttaagcatttaaaaaaatatattctcaggAAAATCTAAGTTCCAATTTACATTATGACcttataactttttaaagttactctttcaaatcttttattttagaatattctaTGTCTTAAGACACTtcattttcatacatttatttgcaTTATATTTGTTTCATACTCTGCTCTAAAAATCCACAGAACAATTTCACATGGAGAgttttattatgtaaataattttgTTCTGTCCTAACAACTTAGTCTAGAAAAAGCCCCACACTGTGAACTGCTTATCATACCGAACTCTTCCCTCTTACGAACTTTATAATGCTTTTACAAAATAGTTTAATGAATAGCATTAACTTTCACATGAATATTCAAATTCTCTATGTAAACCCTGAAAGGATCCACCATCTCAAAACTATCTCCAAAGTCTGTCTGTATAAGACACTGCTCCCGTTTCATTCTCAGCTATAATAACGAATACCTTAATTATCATCAGAACCAAGACCATTTAATATCACTGCCCCTAATCTTTTTTTCAAATAGTAAACTTGAACACAACTGTAATTCTTTTAAgaatctttatttaatttttttggaacaATTTAGTTTGCTGGATCTCGATGCAGTTTATAAAAAAACGTCAGCACAGTTTCATATAAACTGCAATCAGAAAAGTAACTTGTCAAAGAAGTTATCTGAAGTTGCAAGTTATTTTTTGTAATATGCAGAACAGGAAAATGTAAGCATGCTCTCAGATGCAGGTGCTCCTGTGTGCTATGGAGTTACTTTGAAGAGCTTGCTAAGGTCTGCGGGCAGTTTATGGAATGCAATCATTCTCTCCACAATTTTGGTACATGAGAATAAAACTGATATTTATGAAATACGTCTTTTTCTCAAAAAAGTTGAGGCAGCTTTTGTTGAATGCTATCTGTGGGAGTACACTTGATAACCTTGAGCTGTACTAAGAGAAACAGCCAGCCAGGAGGCCATGTTCATGCTGAAACTTGAAAACATCCCTCCAGACGTGTTGATTtcccagaaaaggaagaggataaaACACTAAGCACAGTTGTCCATTGTCTTACAGTAGCAGAACACACCAAGAAACTTTACATAAGGGAGCAAACTCCCTTCACTGCTTTCAGTCAAGGTCAGTGGCAGCTACAGTGGAGGGTGGTGGTGCAGCAAGCCTAGGACAGGACAAAAGCTGAAGTCTACATCTCATGCATAGCTGTCCTTGTTCTGTCCTCGCGCGGTTCTCAGACATCCGAATTAGAACTGAGGTTTGTTAACCTGGGGTCCGCATTGATTTCATATCTGTAATGATACCCTTCCATGTGATCCCTGCAGGCATCTCTGATGTTATGCATCCACTTTTTTATCCCTTTGCGGTTCAAATACAAAACCAGTAGGAAAATGGCGCCTATCAGGGCTAAAACAATACCCAGGAAGACATAAGACGTCtgcagggatggaggaaggatagGGTCACAGTCCAGGTCGGAGCTGTTGAGTTCCAAGAGGACCCGATTCCTCATTTTTTCCGGGAATGCACAGGTGAGCCTGGCTTTGCCCTGCACTACCTCTGTCTCCTTGAGCCAGGCCACCATGTCCTCCATGTGGCAGTCACAGACCCAGGGATTGTCGTCCaggaagaccctgacgtgaggcAGGCTTTGCAGCTCTGCCAGGGTGCCGTTGTGCAGGACCTTGAGGGCGTTGTTCTCCAGGTGGAGGCTTTCGAGGTGTGTCAGGTTGCGGAAGGACACATAGGTCAGGCTCACCAGCGAGTTGTTGCGCAGGTCCAGGTGCCTGAGGCCGGGCAGCTGGGCCAGGGCGTCGCGGGGCAGGTAGAGGAGGCGGTTGCTGACCAGCTCCAGGCGGCGGAGCCCGCGCAGAGCGTGGCCTGCTCGCAGGGCCGCTGCCACCGCACCCTCAAAGCTCCGGTTCTGCCGCTCGGCGGCAGGGGGCACGATGCGGTTCAGGATCAGTTCCACCAGGGGGCTGGGGGCCGCGACGCTGGCGTTGCCGCCCGAGAAGGCGAAGGGGCTTAGGTCGGCCAGCGGGTTGTGGCTGAGGTCGAGCTGGCGCAGGCTGGGCAGATGCGCGAAGGCGCCGGCGCGCACCTCCTCCAGGTGGCTGCCGCTGAGGTTGAGCGCGGCCAGCTCGGCCAGCGGCGGCCGGCGGGCGAAGGCCCCGGCGGGGAGCACTGCCAGCTGATTGCCGGTGAGGAAGAGGTTGCGCACGTAGGGGGGCAGGTCCGCGGGCACCTCGGTCAGGTTGCGGTTAACGCACTTGACGGTGCGCGCCGCCTCGGAGCACTCGCACGCCGGGGGGCATCGGCCCGACAGCTGGGGCTGGGCGGACGCCGCGGAGACCGGGAACGCCGAGGAGGTGGACGAGGacgcagaggaggggagggaggacgaCGAGACCCAGCCCAGGAGGACCAGCGCCAGCCGTGCCAGCCGCAGCCTCCCGTCCCCGGCGGCGGGGCCCCGGGAGCACCCCCCAGGCATCGCGGCTCGGGTCTCCCCGGAGCTGAGCTGGGACGCTGCCCGCTCCGAAGGTTCGGGAGGTTGGGCCCGGAGGGCGCGGGCCGGACGAAAGCGTCTGGAGAAAACTTTCGTCTTGTGGAAGCTGAGGagggctgctgccgccgccgctgccgcagGAACTTGGCTAACCCCCTCGCCGCCGGGCGTCCCCCTCCTGGGGCCGAGTCCCCCGCCCCTTCCCTCCAGAAAGTACGCACGGCGGGTCGGGACGCTCAGCGCCGCGCTCTTCCTCCGCGCCTCTTCCAGCAGCCGCCCCCGGGTGGCACCTCCTCGCCTCTTTTGTTGGCGCCTCGCGCAGGATCTGCGGCGCGACCTGGGACAAGCGGGAGAGAAGCGTGAGGGGCAGCGGCGCCCGCAGCTCCCCGAGTGCAGGAACCGGCCTCTGCCAGCCAAGTCGTCCCCACTCGGTACCCGAGACCTCCCTCCTTTAAGCCCGTCCGAGCCTCGCCTGCCCCAGCGCGCCACGCAGATCCGTACCCCGGGAGAGGGGCGCGCGACCCGAGATGCCGGAGCGCAAAGTCTGTCGTCTGCTGCGGCCCCTACTATATATACCCTTGCAGCTCCCGCCCTCCTCCTTTCCCGATCCCACTcgtcctgtcccccaccccccacccccgctcccccgCTCCCCCGCATCGAACTTCTCGCTTAATCCCCAGCGCCTCCCGGCCAAACTTCTCACTCTCCCAGGTCCTTCCCCCCACCTTCTCTGCAGACTACCTGCCTTCCGGGGTCTCCGCCCCCCGCCCGGACTTCTCCTCCCGGCCCAGGTGAGGATGAGAGGGAAGTTTCATGCTACAGGAGTATTTTCATCTCTCAGAACCCTCTCGGATTAAGTGGAGGAGCGTATAGCTGGCGCCCCCAAGCCCGCGCCCCCTCCAGCCCCTCGGATCCGAGGGCATTCCAGTCATCTCcgaaagggaggggagaggcctCGAACAAAGCGACGGCGGAACCCGGACCTGCGCTCCTCTCCTGCCAGAGGGCGGGGAGGGGCCCCGGAGCTGCCTTCTCCGCCACCTCCCCACCGCTCACCTCcgcgcgcccgcccgcccgccaccTCCCGAGACAACTCCCAGTCCCACCGGAGTCGCGGGGACTTCTCGGGTCCGAGCTGCGCGCCGACTCTCCTCgcaccccagccccaggcccaacCTCCGCAGCTGGGAAAAACCAAtccggggggcgggggagggcaggCCTGCCGGAGTGGCTGCTCCGGCCGCGCGGCCAGCCTCGGCGGACCTGGGTGGGGGGATTGAATAAAGGAGGCGAGGGGGGAGTCTGCGCCGCGCACCTCCCCCTGGTGGAAACTGACGAGGAATGCGCCAGAAAAGGTGAGGGAATCCcttcttctcccccttccccgaCATTCCATGGTGGTTCCTCGTTTTGCATACTGGACTTACCTTGGACAGGAACAAAACCGCTGGTGAATCTCGTGGAATTCGTCCTGATTCGGGCACTTATGGCAGTAACCGGGTAGATTTAGGCGTCACAGAGCAACGCGAAGCAGCAGCGTAAAGAAGGGAGCTGAAAATGCACAGCGGCAGCGGTAAAACGCCCAGCAGCCTGCAAGGGAGTTTCGCGAGTCTTCCCACCAAAGTGATAACGTTAGACTGCCAACTTCAGATTTAGGTGTAATTAACGCGTCCCTACCTGTCCCGCCCCCGCACTTCTCCGGATAAGTTACGGAACTTGTGAAGGGAGAGCGCTAACTTTaagaaggggaggaaaaagaTTGGTGGAGAAGAGATTCACTTTTGATTCATGAGCTTTTCCCTTCCCCAAAttaaaagcagaaggaagaaaacggCCGCCAAAGCGTCCTAGAAACAAAAGGCATACAGAGAGGACGTGAGTCACCCGGAAAGCGGACCCGCCCCGCTCACCAGATGTGGCAGCGATGTGTCAGTGCAAGTCACTTAAGATGGGAGAGCTCACGGGGTGGCAGTGGGAGGGAGGCCGCCTGGGGAGAGCAGAAGTTTGGTACCAATGTCTAACGCCCCAGGAGGCGCCAGGTAGGCAGGGAACCGAGAGGCTGAAGTCGGGAAAGGAGACTCTGAATGACTGAGTATAGGGGGGATTTGTTACATCGGAGAGGTTTGGGGTCCTGCAGGCTCAATCCTTGTTCTCTCAATGACTCTGTATCTCCTTTCTCCCCATCAAATAATTTCCCTGAAAGGATGAGAAGGTGGCTGGTTATTCAAGGCTtgttcattttagaaagaaaatggcaATTAGAGAAAACAGTTGGGGAAATTAAGATCTGGGAATATGAAAAGGATCGAATAAAGAATGCCGAAGTTTGTGCCTGTGACGTGTGCCTTTACTGTGAAAAAAGGCCCCAGCTCTCAAGTTGATTCCTTATTACTTTTGTGGGAAGAGATAGTCTGCAGAGCCAATAGCCAAAATGACCCAGACAAGACCTGGAGGGGTTGGAGAACGCAACAATCTGTGCAAAAAGCCAGTTTTGTTCACTTGCGTCTTCAGCACGTTCATCGAAATcgctttttcttgtttttaaaagtgttttttacCACGAATGTGAAACACTTTGACAAAAGGATCTGAAAAGCTGTAGCGATGTTCTGTATCccgatggtggtggtggttacataaatctatacatgtgtcaaaattcatagaacttTGTACACCGAGAAGAATCAGTTTTACTGTAGgacaatttttaaacaaaattaattactCATGGGGAAAAAACTGTCGTAATGCTCTGGCATGATATTAATTCTGGTTCTGTTCTGTTAAGGAGAGTGAGAAGCACTTTAGGATTTAGAAAGATAACATTCTCATCCGGTCTTAGAGTCAGCTCGGCAATATAGATACCATTAGTACTATTGTCTTGTTATTCGTGTTATTATTCTGTTTCACAAATGAAACAACTGCGGCTGTGAACTGAGGATAGCTAGCATTGACAGTGTCTTTTACTTGCCAAGCCCTGTGCTTATCACTTTACAGAAGTTATCTCTTTTGTTCTTCCCATCAGTACTCAGGTAGGTTCTCTGGCTGCAgttttaaagaggagaaaaactgaggcaggaaTCAGTTATATAACTTGTTCTAATGTGTGGTGGAGGTAGGGACCAGGCCCGGATTTGTCTGCTTTTCTTAAATAGCTCACATTCTGCCTCTGGGTAAAATTGAGGAGTTTGTGCAAAGTCCTAGTCTGTATCACTTAGGCAGACCCGAAGCCTCTCCCCTGGTTCTCTTCCTCCTGATCTTCTTCCACTTGCCTGCAGCTAGCAGTTGGTTATGGCTGCTGAATCAGGACTCAGAAATTTGGGGTCATTTTTAGCTCCGCCACTTACTCATTGTGTGGTTTCTGTTTACCTccgtttcttaatctgtaaaatagggcCACTAATAAAACGTTATGGCATTTCCATGAGAACTGAGATAACAGGCAAAATTGCCTGTTATTATTGTGCTCTTCTTAATTACTCGCCCTCTCGCCATTTATTGTGCACCCACCATATCCCTGTAACTGTGTGAGTGATAGGAATCCAAGGATGAATAGTGTAAGGTCTCCTTCAAGTAgaattgccagatttagcaaataaaaatacaggacactcagctaaacttgaatttcagatacacGATGAATGATTTTTTAGTATGACTATGTCCCACGCAGTATTTGGGAtgtacttacactaaaaaattttgttctttacCTGAAATTCTAACTTAACGTGGCATCCTGTATTTGTTCTGGTGACAAAGGAGTTCATAACCTGGTGGAAGAAACACAGAAACAAGAGCTCTCAATGCAGAACATTGAATGCAGTTTAGTATGTGTATCTTTCCAATCTCtctctttgtatatattttacttctgtttttgcttttttttatatGAATGGGATCATAGTATATGtattattcatgatttttttagttttgaaataaCCATATATCATTCTGTGTCCATACATATAGGTAcgctttcttctttattttatagactGCAAAATATTCTGTTCTGTGGATTGTTTTACCACATTTTTTAACTGCCCTATTGAAAGACATTAAGATCAGTAActactttttaaagaagtttCCTTCAAGTGAGAGAAGCTTACTAGGATCAGTTCTATTTTGATTGTCTTCAGCATCTAATTATCCAGAATTATCATACTTGCTTTACTCCTGACAGCTTGAAAATTTTTTTGTGCATGATGCTATTTACATGCTCTAAAGCAGAACAGAGAATTTCAGAGCACATTTTCCCCCATTTATTCTtccattccaaaataaaataaaagaaggatcTGAATGTCCTAATGGAGAAGAACCAATCTAGTGTATTTCATAGGTCATTTTGTAGCCTCCAGGAAAATGTCTCTGCACTATTATTTATTTAGCACATTGTTTCTGCAGGAACCGTTTTTCTTCTAATGACCCAAAGGAAAGTCATTAGTAAATTTTTGAGATATTGCTGCTAAATCCTGGGAAGGCAAGGAataatgtagtttttaaaatgatggGTGATTATGGCTACCCTCATAGTAACTGGAAGAGAGAAACCATGTGGTGCAGCATGGACAAACATCAAGGTTATTTAAGACTAGTTAATTTTGGTCTCTGCCTTAAATGAGCAAAGGAGTTGATAAAGGTGAACACTCTCAAGTctaaaaaatttctaaaacaaaatcaaacattgGTGAATGTCAAACCCACATGTCGTAAAACCATGAACCAACACTTAAAACCAGAACAATCAACTTGACAGtcaatttggggggggggggaatatatatatatatatatatttttttttttttttgaggtacgcaggcctctcactgctgtggcctctcccgttgcggagcacaggctccggacgcgcaggctcagcggccatggctcacgggcccagccgctccgcggcatgtgggatcctcccggaccggggcacgaacccgcgtcccctgcatcggcaggcggactctcaaccactgcgccaccagggaagccctgggggaaaaatatatattttaattgttaatGATTAGAAAGAAAACTCTTCTCATGTgctgatttcaaattatttgtGAAAGAAACAAGCTTCTTGTCTGAGATATATAAACTAAGTAAAATATTAACTAGGGAATGGGTTGGAAAGGACATATTTGTTTCATGAGTCAGTACCATGGGGGTTGGagctagtaaaagaaaaaatatagcaaAGACATTTCAGGatttatcagaaattaaataaatactaaagaaaGAACAAGCTAAAAGGCTGTAAAATTGGAAAGATTAAACTGGATGTAAATTTGTGATTCTTCAAGGATGAGAAACCCTTGAAATgtaaatagaacaattatataGCAATCTGCAGAACTTTCCAAATAGTGAACATTACAGGATTATTCAACTTTAagtgtatttaactttttaagtcgTTACTGTATGCCCTCCACCTATTTGATGTTCTTGGGGTACAGAGGTAAATAGgataaaaatccctgccttcagaTAACTCACAGTCTAGTGGTGAAGGCAGATTACCTAACAGTTACAAAACATATGGTGACTGCAAGGGTCGTGGTGGAGTGGGGAGACTGGAGAAGACTTCATGGGGGAAGTAATGCCTGAATTGCATTTTGAAGTATTAGTAGGAACTTGCTAGACAAAAGGTTGACAAGTTGGTGAAAAGACTTAGAGAACTTGTTCAGTTCTAGAGACTACGTGGGGAAGAGCACAGCACGCATTGGAGAGAGTGGTACAAGGCCAGATTTGAAACACGGTGGGATCAGATTACTGCCCTCTATTGGAAGAAGTTTGATTTCATCCTATAGAGCTGGGGAACCTGCGAAGATATTTAGCAGGGGAACGACGTGATCAGATGTGTATTTTACAAAGATCACCTCTGCAATCTGTTTGAAGAGTAAGTTATAGGCAGAGAGActgagggcagggagagaaatTGGGAGATCCAAGTGATGCATGTTGAAGAACTAAACTAAAGCAGTGTTAAAAGATTGACAAGGCAGGAACAGATTAtatagaccagtggttctcaacagggtGACACTGCCCCTAGTGGGCATTTTGGATATTTGTGGAGGCATTTTCTGATTGCCACAATCAAGTGGGGAGAGCTACTGCCCTTTAGTGTGTAGAGGACAGGAATGTTAGCTATCCTGCAATTAGAGAGACAGTATCGTACAATGAAAAATTATGCTTCTTCCCACATGACTTTCAAGTATCCATCTAGGCATTCTTGTAGGTGAAAAACCTGATTATAATCATCTCAGCCTAGAAACAACTCCATTCTACACTTAAATTGCAAATAGTTATAAAATGGTTTTAATATACACTGAATTTTCCAGGAATGCAGCTACCATGTTCATTggagaaaaaatattgttttgtttgGGACTCTACCAAAATTTTATCTCTGACAGCTATGCCACTCATGTTATGTGAGACACTAATACAACCCACCTGTATCAGTGTGCATTTGTATTTATTGCATTTACAGTAATTCTTATTTCAAAATGTCGAATGTAAAGACAAACTATTATCTTTTCACTATTCATTTGAATCTTAGTCTCATTTCTCTTAAATCCTAGCCTGTTTATAGGTAGATGGAAGTAAATTACCACTTCATTAGATCTTCTAGTATAGTTATTTATATGTTATACTACATGTTAACATTTAATTATGCTCCTCTTATTTCTCTCTTATATTATAGttagtataatatatattttaaaatttgtgtgaaGGTATGCTTTATATAAAGGGGCTTTataaaatacttgttttaaaaagtttgaaagtaACCTGTATAGATACTTGAGAGGTAGAATCTATAAATCTTGGTGATTTATTCAATATGGAGGCGAGAATACAGGCATTTATAATTCTAAAACATGTAACATAAtagtttctctattttaaatGATGCCCAAGAGAAATCCTAATAACCCTAGATTGAAGAGTCAAATTTGACTGTGAGGAAGCTGAAAAATACCTAGAGTAAAGGATGGAACAGTGAATTTATTTGCTTGAAGAAGACCTGGCTTATTTGGTTGAAATTGTTgtcttttcaaaagaaattgtgataaatatttaaatcagCAGTGTTACCTAATACTCTTTTTCTAATGTAAATTAATTCAACTTTGAAGTTGACATTgaagattttccatttctctagtccTTGCCCAAACTGGGTTCTCAACCAAAACTGGAATTCAGCCAAGCAATGGGAACAGTTGCAATTGTAGCTACCATccaaatttaattaatttcaattaaatttaatacagttcaataaatgttcactaaTGTGGCTTTTTTGTATGGAATTCACTTTGTCTTCCAAACAGAGCCACCGCCAAAGCCAGaacttttccttaaaaattttctAATCCTGGCACACTGACAGGCAATCTATTGCATGTCCATGGCAGAGGTTCAGCAGATAGACTTGGGCCAAAGCTCAGATATATGACCCAGGTGTCTCTAATCTATCTTACAAGTCTCATCCAGTGAGCTAAAGCACATAGGTCAATAAGTTGCCTGCTAGCACTGCTTGAAATATTCAAAGCCAATAAGTGAATATTTATCAGATTTGGTTTAGCTCCCCATATAAGAGTCCAGGAAAAGAAGGCTGAAAATATTGTGTATTTTGGAATAGAATTTTATCACATTACCTTG containing:
- the TPBG gene encoding trophoblast glycoprotein isoform X2 gives rise to the protein MPGGCSRGPAAGDGRLRLARLALVLLGWVSSSSLPSSASSSTSSAFPVSAASAQPQLSGRCPPACECSEAARTVKCVNRNLTEVPADLPPYVRNLFLTGNQLAVLPAGAFARRPPLAELAALNLSGSHLEEVRAGAFAHLPSLRQLDLSHNPLADLSPFAFSGGNASVAAPSPLVELILNRIVPPAAERQNRSFEGAVAAALRAGHALRGLRRLELVSNRLLYLPRDALAQLPGLRHLDLRNNSLVSLTYVSFRNLTHLESLHLENNALKVLHNGTLAELQSLPHVRVFLDDNPWVCDCHMEDMVAWLKETEVVQGKARLTCAFPEKMRNRVLLELNSSDLDCDPILPPSLQTSYVFLGIVLALIGAIFLLVLYLNRKGIKKWMHNIRDACRDHMEGYHYRYEINADPRLTNLSSNSDV
- the TPBG gene encoding trophoblast glycoprotein isoform X1; the encoded protein is MKLPSHPHLGREEKSGRGAETPEGRSRRRSCARRQQKRRGGATRGRLLEEARRKSAALSVPTRRAYFLEGRGGGLGPRRGTPGGEGVSQVPAAAAAAAALLSFHKTKVFSRRFRPARALRAQPPEPSERAASQLSSGETRAAMPGGCSRGPAAGDGRLRLARLALVLLGWVSSSSLPSSASSSTSSAFPVSAASAQPQLSGRCPPACECSEAARTVKCVNRNLTEVPADLPPYVRNLFLTGNQLAVLPAGAFARRPPLAELAALNLSGSHLEEVRAGAFAHLPSLRQLDLSHNPLADLSPFAFSGGNASVAAPSPLVELILNRIVPPAAERQNRSFEGAVAAALRAGHALRGLRRLELVSNRLLYLPRDALAQLPGLRHLDLRNNSLVSLTYVSFRNLTHLESLHLENNALKVLHNGTLAELQSLPHVRVFLDDNPWVCDCHMEDMVAWLKETEVVQGKARLTCAFPEKMRNRVLLELNSSDLDCDPILPPSLQTSYVFLGIVLALIGAIFLLVLYLNRKGIKKWMHNIRDACRDHMEGYHYRYEINADPRLTNLSSNSDV